The DNA region agcacacacacacacacacacacacacacaaaagaCGCAAGCCCACCCATCTACTTTACACACTCGCTTATCGGAAAGGCGTACTGGTCGTTGCGGTGCTGCTGCGTCGCGTCGAACGCGTCGTGCCGGAAGACCATGAGCCCCTGGCTGTTCCACGCCTGGGCGTACGCCATCTTGTTCGTGACATGCTGCGGGCGGAACTCGGCCAGGACGCGCAGTTCCCGGGCGCCGACCACGACGTGCGCCGTccacccgccgccgtcggcgcccctCATGACGTACCGGCGCCCGTGGACCCAGCCGTGCTGTCCGAGGCTGTCGGGGCACGCGCCCGGTGTTATGCAGCCCGTCCCCGGGACGATGTTGCCCTCGGACATGTGCAGGCCCTCGCGCaggaggcgggcgacgtcgTTGGCCTGGACGTAGAACAGGGCTTCCCACTCCATGCGGGAGTGGTCGTGTCTGATTTGGTGGTCGACTTCCGAGTAGTGTGCCAGTATCATGTTGTGGCAGACGGCCTGCGTGGTGGTCTGGTGAGACGTATCTCGGGGTTGTTTGCTCGCGCCGCAACCCATGATGGAGTGGTGTAGTGGATGGACGTAGAATTTCTCTTGAGTCGATTATTCCAAAGTTGATTCGTGTCGTGCTTCAGGGACTGGCTGGAGCTTCACTGGTGAGAGACAAAGACTGAGTTGAGAACTCGAGATTCGATAGGTGACAGCACTAGGTGAAAGCTGAGGCAAATGACGAATATTGTAAAGAATCTGCGATACCTATCTCCGTAACACCAAACCCACACCCGACCAGACTACGTTGTATAGCGTCGTGGATGGAACTTTAAACAAGAGTTACGTATTGTGGACCTCGCAAGCCAACAACCACAGATGTGTGAACTCAAAGATGTCATCCCATCCATGTGTTGTAGACTCGGCTGTGgcttttttctcttctaCGACTACACACTCATGGGAATCTCTGTTTTTGTCTCCATATCTCTCAATCGTTGGCATTGACCCTCCATCCTGTATCTACTGGACCTGCAGAAGCCAaccgtcgccctccttgccAAGTGCGCTGACACCGCCCCAGAAGATCAGGCTCTTTGCATCAGCGGCATCTGCACCAAAGAAGCCTCGCGGACCAGGATGGGCCTTGCCCTCTGTCTTCACCTCCTCAGTCGCGACAAGCTCTACCTCGGCCCAGCTGAACTCGCCAGAGTCAACACGGGGCAGCTTTTCGCGGATGGCATCCTTCACGGCGGCCGCACTGAAGCCGTGGGTGGGTAGCTGCAGGGCCCATATGTCGCTGTAAAAGTCCTTCTCGGCGGAGTTGCTGTTTTCACCGAACGCATAGAGGAGGTAGTGTCTGCCGACGCCGGTGTTGACGGGGACAAGGGCACCGCCTTCACGGGGGCGCGGGCCAGGAGTCAGGGGGTTTGTGGGGAAGTTGACTGTCTTCCACTCTAGGGCATTGGGCTTCTCGCGGTCCTCGGCGTTAGACTTGAGGTCGAGGTAGTGGATAGCGCCGCTCATGCTAGAGTCGGCTCCAATCGTGTAGAGAAcgttgtcgacgagggcggcggcaaggggggcctggggcgagggcggcagtTCCGTCCATGCCAGGGAATCGAAGTTGTACATCCAAGTCTCAGTAGATGCCTCTTGTCCCTTGGACGTGCGGCCGCCGTGCAGAACAAGGAAATcctgggcctcgtcgacaaaAATGTGGTGGTCGAATCTCGGTGTGAGGGTCTTTCCGATCTGACTCGC from Colletotrichum higginsianum IMI 349063 chromosome 4, whole genome shotgun sequence includes:
- a CDS encoding Kelch domain-containing protein, which produces MAEIAAGALVAEQIVSTGVEAGAAVAVARPTQPLKASLSQVATTQSPAFDVSALARSHHSVTVVNHKACIFGGETAEGQLSSTDFHVLSLPAMTKGEPVAAYACYPAFAMQDAETGKTYVPSPRSRHAAAARGQFVIIQGGADASGKPIEETCLWLWDSESLKWTKMEGASQIGKTLTPRFDHHIFVDEAQDFLVLHGGRTSKGQEASTETWMYNFDSLAWTELPPSPQAPLAAALVDNVLYTIGADSSMSGAIHYLDLKSNAEDREKPNALEWKTVNFPTNPLTPGPRPREGGALVPVNTGVGRHYLLYAFGENSNSAEKDFYSDIWALQLPTHGFSAAAVKDAIREKLPRVDSGEFSWAEVELVATEEVKTEGKAHPGPRGFFGADAADAKSLIFWGGVSALGKEGDGWLLQVQ
- a CDS encoding Short chain dehydrogenase reductase family; the protein is MGCGASKQPRDTSHQTTTQAVCHNMILAHYSEVDHQIRHDHSRMEWEALFYVQANDVARLLREGLHMSEGNIVPGTGCITPGACPDSLGQHGWVHGRRYVMRGADGGGWTAHVVVGARELRVLAEFRPQHVTNKMAYAQAWNSQGLMVFRHDAFDATQQHRNDQYAFPISECVK